From Oncorhynchus mykiss isolate Arlee chromosome 6, USDA_OmykA_1.1, whole genome shotgun sequence, the proteins below share one genomic window:
- the LOC110525754 gene encoding acyl-CoA dehydrogenase family member 11: MCKLYLYSPSSGLYACPLAMTDGAAKVIQGYIEDTGLPAILRDAQVLSIWEGTTNILSLDVHLSELRPRTAGLRHTHPDLPGSSLPVCEISRPHLLCSEKVCAGLSSQTTWLPGAGITRLASRDWPYSLARIYMGALLIGHASWEGASHSDIYAALR; the protein is encoded by the exons ATGTGTAAGCTGTACCTGTACTCTCCCTCCTCTGGTCTCTACGCCTGTCCTCTGGCTATGACTGATGGAGCTGCCAAGgttatacag GGCTACATCGAGGACACAGGACTACCTGCAATTCTCAGAGATGCTCAG gtgttGAGTATCTGGGAGGGGACCACTAATATTCTGTCTTTGGATGTGCATCTCTCGGAGCTCAGGCCTCGTACTGCAGGCCTACGTCACACACATCCAG ACCTTCCTGGCAGCAGCCTTCCTGTCTGTGAGATCAGTAGACCGCACCTTCTTTGTTCTGAGAAAGTTTGTGCAGGCCTCAGCTCTCAAACCACCTGGCTACCTGGAGCTGGCATCACGAGACTGGCATCACGAGACTGGCCATACAGCCTGGCACGCATCTATATGG gtgcTCTGCTCATTGGCCATGCCTCATGGGAGGGAGCTTCTCACTCTGACATCTATGCTGCTCTCcggtaa